A window of the Henckelia pumila isolate YLH828 chromosome 3, ASM3356847v2, whole genome shotgun sequence genome harbors these coding sequences:
- the LOC140887901 gene encoding histidinol dehydrogenase, chloroplastic-like, with protein MDCRLISFPQPSKIAQSHPRLFSPTLNCSMKTYKLSDLTRTEVDSLKARPRIDFSSIFGVVQPIVDDIRSRGDAAVKDYTIRFDKVKLDSVIENVNDLPNPVLDPAVQEAFDVAYDNIFAFHAAQKPVEKVVENMQGVRCKRVARSISSVGLYVPGGTAVLPSTALMLSVPAQIAGCKTIVLATPPAQDGSICKEVIYCAKKAGVTHILKAGGAQAISAMAWGTESCPKVEKIYGPGNQYVTAAKMILQNSEAMISIDMPAGPSEVLVIADKHASPVHIAADLLSQAEHGPDSQVVLVVAGNDVDLTAILDEINKQCQSLPRGDFASKALGHSFTVFARDMVEAIGFSNLYAPEHLIINVKDAEKWESFIDNAGSVFLGPWTPESVGDYASGTNHVLPTYGYARMYGGVSLDSFLKYITVQSLTEEGLRKLGPYVATMAEVEGLDAHKRAVTLRLQDIEARELSNLR; from the exons ATGGACTGCAGGCTTATCTCTTTCCCTCAGCCCTCCAAGATTGCTCAATCTCATCCCA GATTATTCTCACCCACTTTGAATTGTTCGATGAAGACTTATAAGCTGTCAGATCTGACTAGGACTGAGGTTGATAGCCTCAAAGCTCGTCCTCGAATtgatttttcttctattttcgGTGTG GTTCAGCCCATTGTTGATGACATTCGAAGCAGAGGTGATGCAGCTGTCAAGGA CTATACAATACGGTTTGACAAAGTAAAACTAGACAGTGTAATAGAGAATGTCAACGATCTTCCAAATCCAGTG CTTGAtccagcggttcaagaagcttttgATGTGGCTTATGATAACATTTTTGCTTTTCATGCTGCACAAAAGCCTGTGGAAAAAGTTGTTGAGAACATGCAA GGTGTTAGATGCAAAAGGGTGGCACGAAGCATTTCATCTGTGGGTCTTTATGTTCCTGGTGGCACTGCTGTATTACCTTCAACTGCTTTGATGCTTTCAGTT CCTGCTCAGATAGCTGGATGCAAGACCATCGTGCTTGCAACTCCCCCTGCTCAAGATGGCAGCATTTGTAAA GAGGTCATTTATTGCGCTAAGAAAGCTGGCGTAACGCACATTCTTAAAGCTGGGGGTGCTCAG GCAATCTCTGCGATGGCATGGGGGACTGAATCTTGTCCCAAG GTTGAGAAGATATATGGGCCTGGAAATCAGTATGTCACAGCTGCAAAAATGATTCTGCAG AATAGTGAGGCTATGATTTCAATAGACATGCCAGCTGGACCATCGGAAGTGCTCGTCATTGCTGATAAACATGCGAGTCCTGTTCACATAGCAGCAGATTTACTTTCACAG GCTGAGCATGGCCCTGACAGCCAAGTCGTTCTTGTAGTTGCTGGAAATGATGTGGATCTAACTGCTATCCTGGATGAAATTAACAAGCAATGCCAAAGCCTTCCCCGGGGGGACTTTGCTTCAAAAGCACTAGGTCATAGCTTCACTGTTTTTGCACGCGATATGGTCGAG GCAATTGGCTTTTCGAACTTGTATGCACCGGAGCATTTGATCATCAATGTGAAAGATGCTGAAAAGTGGGAAAGTTTCATTGATAATGCAG GTTCTGTATTTTTGGGTCCATGGACACCCGAGAGTGTGGGAGACTATGCAAGTGGTACCAATCATGTTCTTCCAACTTATGGTTATGCACGGATGTATGGTGGAGTGTCGTTGGATTCCTTCTTGAAGTACATCACAGTACAATCGCTGACAGAAGAAGGGTTAAGGAAGCTTGGGCCTTATGTAGCAACAATGGCTGAGGTCGAGGGTCTGGATGCGCACAAGAGAGCCGTAACCCTCAGACTGCAGGACATTGAAGCTAGAGAACTATCAAATCTGAGATAA
- the LOC140891596 gene encoding calmodulin-binding protein 60 B-like isoform X5 has product MDLRSIYISSHDQIEPPFVSRTWQLQFQSNIPRIIFTGCKILSDDKSPVKVVLCDPTSQRIVTSGSISSSKVDLVVLDGEFNLDDHEDTMGQQFDRKTVQNRVGKRPLVTGDLIVQFHEGVGHIGDITFTDNSSWIRSGKFRLGVKLHAGSDRMRVRDGISNPFKVKDHRGESYQKLYPPSLDSEVWRLDKIAKDGPSHKKLMKCEIHTVQDFLRLHFRKPRYLRSLLHNISNKKWETIVGHALTCLVDNKLYTYSTAQGGLVFNSVHKVVGATFDGQNYHYLDKLDVCHAGVVEQLKQHAYDNLEGWVLVADPSVIGPVPMLLASAGETSFNNHTYMEGEHDYLGTQMNVNHPTISSSKPYEGKEPYSSSLEMCVASSSDQNHGTFDLALQNSFEVDNSADEFFMGNDHMWASEDNYVETQLLHQDVSVYGRPSAWKGNGVVLGSNNHEISTICSVSRIHCPMTRWFKVLAVIKWWILVRRSITARKLKSFYSLM; this is encoded by the exons ATGGATTTACGGTCTATTTACAT TTCCTCTCACGACCAAATCGAGCCACCCTTCGTATCTAGGACTTGGCAATTGCAATTTCAGAGTAACATCCCCAGAATCATTTTCACAGGGTGTAAAATTTTATCTGACGATAAAAGCCCTGTAAAAGTGGTCTTGTGTGATCCCACTTCCCAAAGAATAGTAACTTCTGGTTCCATTTCTTCAAGCAAAGTGGATCTTGTAGTCCTGGATGGTGAATTTAATCTTGATGATCACGAGGATACAATGGGACAACAGTTTGATCGCAAAACCGTGCAGAACAGAGTAGGGAAAAGGCCGTTGGTAACCGGAGATTTGATTGTCCAGTTTCACGAGGGTGTAGGACACATCGGTGACATTACCTTCACAGACAATTCAAGCTGGATAAGAAGTGGGAAATTTAGATTGGGTGTTAAACTTCATGCCGGGTCTGATCGAATGAGGGTTAGGGACGGAATTAGCAACCCCTTCAAAGTTAAAGACCATCGCGGCGAGT CATATCAGAAACTTTACCCGCCATCCTTGGATTCTGAAGTGTGGCGATTAGATAAGATTGCTAAAGATGGGCCATCACATAAAAAATTGATGAAGTGCGAGATACACACTGTCCAAGATTTCTTGAGGCTGCACTTCAGAAAACCGCGATACTTGCGTAGT CTGCTGCATAACATCTCAAATAAAAAGTGGGAAACAATCGTTGGACATGCGTTAACCTGTCTAGTCGATAACAAGTTGTACACGTACAGCACTGCACAAGGCGGTCTAGTGTTCAACTCTGTCCACAAGGTTGTAGGAGCAACTTTTGATGGACAGAATTACCATTATTTGGATAAGCTAGACGTATGTCACGCG GGGGTTGTGGAACAGCTAAAGCAACATGCATATGACAACTTGGAGGGCTGGGTTTTGGTAGCTGACCCATCGGTTATCGGCCCTGTCCCGATGCTATTGGCAAGTGCTGGAGAAACTTCATTTAACAATCACACTTACATGGAAGGTGAACATG aTTATCTGGGAACGCAGATGAATGTCAATCATCCAACTATTTCATCATCAAAACCTTACGAAGGCAAAGAACCATATAGTAGCTCCTTGGAAATGTGTGTGGCATCTAGTTCAGATCAAAACCATGGGACGTTTGATCTAGCATTGCAAAACAGTTTCGAGGTGGACAATTCCGCTGATGAATTCTTTATGGGAAATGATCATATGTGGGCTTCTGAAGATAACTATGTTGAGACACAATTGTTACATCAAGATGTATCGGTATATGGTAGACCGTCGGCATGGAAAGGGAATGGAGTGGTTCTTGGGAGCAACAATCATGAAATAAGCACAATATGTTCTGTTTCTAGGATACATTGCCCCATGACAAGGTGGTTCAAGGTTTTGGCAGTGATCAAGTGGTGGATACTGGTAAGGCGTAGCATAACTGCTAGAAAACTGAAAAGCTTCTACAGCTTAATGTGA
- the LOC140891596 gene encoding calmodulin-binding protein 60 B-like isoform X1: protein MLFCWLDCFSYLFGSFMNTKRLLEEGSKGVSEAGEDKRRRRFSSNFLREVTAGRLLQEHVPKLEPLVRKWVREAVENSFQKLSSSHDQIEPPFVSRTWQLQFQSNIPRIIFTGCKILSDDKSPVKVVLCDPTSQRIVTSGSISSSKVDLVVLDGEFNLDDHEDTMGQQFDRKTVQNRVGKRPLVTGDLIVQFHEGVGHIGDITFTDNSSWIRSGKFRLGVKLHAGSDRMRVRDGISNPFKVKDHRGESYQKLYPPSLDSEVWRLDKIAKDGPSHKKLMKCEIHTVQDFLRLHFRKPRYLRSLLHNISNKKWETIVGHALTCLVDNKLYTYSTAQGGLVFNSVHKVVGATFDGQNYHYLDKLDVCHAGVVEQLKQHAYDNLEGWVLVADPSVIGPVPMLLASAGETSFNNHTYMEGEHDYLGTQMNVNHPTISSSKPYEGKEPYSSSLEMCVASSSDQNHGTFDLALQNSFEVDNSADEFFMGNDHMWASEDNYVETQLLHQDVSVYGRPSAWKGNGVVLGSNNHEISTICSVSRIHCPMTRWFKVLAVIKWWILVRRSITARKLKSFYSLM, encoded by the exons ATGTTATTCTGTTGGTTGGATTGTTTTAG TTACCTCTTCGGCTCTTTCATGAACACTAAACGGCTTCTTGAGGAGGGGAGTAAGGGAGTTTCTGAAGCTGGCGAGGATAAACGTCGGCGGCGCTTTAGTTCCAA TTTTTTAAGGGAGGTGACTGCAGGACGGCTGCTGCAAGAACATGTACCCAAATTGGAACCTCTCGTCCGGAAATGG GTGCGTGAGGCGGTGGAGAATTCGTTTCAAAAACTGAG TTCCTCTCACGACCAAATCGAGCCACCCTTCGTATCTAGGACTTGGCAATTGCAATTTCAGAGTAACATCCCCAGAATCATTTTCACAGGGTGTAAAATTTTATCTGACGATAAAAGCCCTGTAAAAGTGGTCTTGTGTGATCCCACTTCCCAAAGAATAGTAACTTCTGGTTCCATTTCTTCAAGCAAAGTGGATCTTGTAGTCCTGGATGGTGAATTTAATCTTGATGATCACGAGGATACAATGGGACAACAGTTTGATCGCAAAACCGTGCAGAACAGAGTAGGGAAAAGGCCGTTGGTAACCGGAGATTTGATTGTCCAGTTTCACGAGGGTGTAGGACACATCGGTGACATTACCTTCACAGACAATTCAAGCTGGATAAGAAGTGGGAAATTTAGATTGGGTGTTAAACTTCATGCCGGGTCTGATCGAATGAGGGTTAGGGACGGAATTAGCAACCCCTTCAAAGTTAAAGACCATCGCGGCGAGT CATATCAGAAACTTTACCCGCCATCCTTGGATTCTGAAGTGTGGCGATTAGATAAGATTGCTAAAGATGGGCCATCACATAAAAAATTGATGAAGTGCGAGATACACACTGTCCAAGATTTCTTGAGGCTGCACTTCAGAAAACCGCGATACTTGCGTAGT CTGCTGCATAACATCTCAAATAAAAAGTGGGAAACAATCGTTGGACATGCGTTAACCTGTCTAGTCGATAACAAGTTGTACACGTACAGCACTGCACAAGGCGGTCTAGTGTTCAACTCTGTCCACAAGGTTGTAGGAGCAACTTTTGATGGACAGAATTACCATTATTTGGATAAGCTAGACGTATGTCACGCG GGGGTTGTGGAACAGCTAAAGCAACATGCATATGACAACTTGGAGGGCTGGGTTTTGGTAGCTGACCCATCGGTTATCGGCCCTGTCCCGATGCTATTGGCAAGTGCTGGAGAAACTTCATTTAACAATCACACTTACATGGAAGGTGAACATG aTTATCTGGGAACGCAGATGAATGTCAATCATCCAACTATTTCATCATCAAAACCTTACGAAGGCAAAGAACCATATAGTAGCTCCTTGGAAATGTGTGTGGCATCTAGTTCAGATCAAAACCATGGGACGTTTGATCTAGCATTGCAAAACAGTTTCGAGGTGGACAATTCCGCTGATGAATTCTTTATGGGAAATGATCATATGTGGGCTTCTGAAGATAACTATGTTGAGACACAATTGTTACATCAAGATGTATCGGTATATGGTAGACCGTCGGCATGGAAAGGGAATGGAGTGGTTCTTGGGAGCAACAATCATGAAATAAGCACAATATGTTCTGTTTCTAGGATACATTGCCCCATGACAAGGTGGTTCAAGGTTTTGGCAGTGATCAAGTGGTGGATACTGGTAAGGCGTAGCATAACTGCTAGAAAACTGAAAAGCTTCTACAGCTTAATGTGA
- the LOC140891596 gene encoding calmodulin-binding protein 60 B-like isoform X3, whose protein sequence is MLFCWLDCFSYLFGSFMNTKRLLEEGSKGVSEAGEDKRRRRFSSNFLREVTAGRLLQEHVPKLEPLVRKWVREAVENSFQKLSSSHDQIEPPFVSRTWQLQFQSNIPRIIFTGCKILSDDKSPVKVVLCDPTSQRIVTSGSISSSKVDLVVLDGEFNLDDHEDTMGQQFDRKTVQNRVGKRPLVTGDLIVQFHEGVGHIGDITFTDNSSWIRSGKFRLGVKLHAGSDRMRVRDGISNPFKVKDHRGESYQKLYPPSLDSEVWRLDKIAKDGPSHKKLMKCEIHTVQDFLRLHFRKPRYLRSLLHNISNKKWETIVGHALTCLVDNKLYTYSTAQGGLVFNSVHKVVGATFDGQNYHYLDKLDGVVEQLKQHAYDNLEGWVLVADPSVIGPVPMLLASAGETSFNNHTYMEGEHDYLGTQMNVNHPTISSSKPYEGKEPYSSSLEMCVASSSDQNHGTFDLALQNSFEVDNSADEFFMGNDHMWASEDNYVETQLLHQDVSVYGRPSAWKGNGVVLGSNNHEISTICSVSRIHCPMTRWFKVLAVIKWWILVRRSITARKLKSFYSLM, encoded by the exons ATGTTATTCTGTTGGTTGGATTGTTTTAG TTACCTCTTCGGCTCTTTCATGAACACTAAACGGCTTCTTGAGGAGGGGAGTAAGGGAGTTTCTGAAGCTGGCGAGGATAAACGTCGGCGGCGCTTTAGTTCCAA TTTTTTAAGGGAGGTGACTGCAGGACGGCTGCTGCAAGAACATGTACCCAAATTGGAACCTCTCGTCCGGAAATGG GTGCGTGAGGCGGTGGAGAATTCGTTTCAAAAACTGAG TTCCTCTCACGACCAAATCGAGCCACCCTTCGTATCTAGGACTTGGCAATTGCAATTTCAGAGTAACATCCCCAGAATCATTTTCACAGGGTGTAAAATTTTATCTGACGATAAAAGCCCTGTAAAAGTGGTCTTGTGTGATCCCACTTCCCAAAGAATAGTAACTTCTGGTTCCATTTCTTCAAGCAAAGTGGATCTTGTAGTCCTGGATGGTGAATTTAATCTTGATGATCACGAGGATACAATGGGACAACAGTTTGATCGCAAAACCGTGCAGAACAGAGTAGGGAAAAGGCCGTTGGTAACCGGAGATTTGATTGTCCAGTTTCACGAGGGTGTAGGACACATCGGTGACATTACCTTCACAGACAATTCAAGCTGGATAAGAAGTGGGAAATTTAGATTGGGTGTTAAACTTCATGCCGGGTCTGATCGAATGAGGGTTAGGGACGGAATTAGCAACCCCTTCAAAGTTAAAGACCATCGCGGCGAGT CATATCAGAAACTTTACCCGCCATCCTTGGATTCTGAAGTGTGGCGATTAGATAAGATTGCTAAAGATGGGCCATCACATAAAAAATTGATGAAGTGCGAGATACACACTGTCCAAGATTTCTTGAGGCTGCACTTCAGAAAACCGCGATACTTGCGTAGT CTGCTGCATAACATCTCAAATAAAAAGTGGGAAACAATCGTTGGACATGCGTTAACCTGTCTAGTCGATAACAAGTTGTACACGTACAGCACTGCACAAGGCGGTCTAGTGTTCAACTCTGTCCACAAGGTTGTAGGAGCAACTTTTGATGGACAGAATTACCATTATTTGGATAAGCTAGAC GGGGTTGTGGAACAGCTAAAGCAACATGCATATGACAACTTGGAGGGCTGGGTTTTGGTAGCTGACCCATCGGTTATCGGCCCTGTCCCGATGCTATTGGCAAGTGCTGGAGAAACTTCATTTAACAATCACACTTACATGGAAGGTGAACATG aTTATCTGGGAACGCAGATGAATGTCAATCATCCAACTATTTCATCATCAAAACCTTACGAAGGCAAAGAACCATATAGTAGCTCCTTGGAAATGTGTGTGGCATCTAGTTCAGATCAAAACCATGGGACGTTTGATCTAGCATTGCAAAACAGTTTCGAGGTGGACAATTCCGCTGATGAATTCTTTATGGGAAATGATCATATGTGGGCTTCTGAAGATAACTATGTTGAGACACAATTGTTACATCAAGATGTATCGGTATATGGTAGACCGTCGGCATGGAAAGGGAATGGAGTGGTTCTTGGGAGCAACAATCATGAAATAAGCACAATATGTTCTGTTTCTAGGATACATTGCCCCATGACAAGGTGGTTCAAGGTTTTGGCAGTGATCAAGTGGTGGATACTGGTAAGGCGTAGCATAACTGCTAGAAAACTGAAAAGCTTCTACAGCTTAATGTGA
- the LOC140890525 gene encoding single-stranded DNA-binding protein, mitochondrial-like, with protein sequence MLFALAYLLVNLEPLAKSLRLFDVGSQMRMTSFFKLLKIPRNSSSIAIGLKESSKLFSTGGFGDTDANERGKGGLEIDDDDFLADKPDLKLQTVDPKKGWNFRGVHKAIVCGKVGQAPVQKILRNGRTVTVFTVGTGGMYDQRQVGATDLPKPAQWHRIAVHNPMLGAYAVQQLVKNSSVYVEGELETRVYNDSINGDIKSIPEIVVRRDGRVRLIKGGQSASNISIDDLREGLL encoded by the exons ATGCTCTTTGCTCTAGCTTACTTACTTGTTAACCTTGAACCTCTTGCCAAAAGCCTCCGCTTGTTTGACGTTGGCTCTCAGATGAGAATGACTTCTTTCTTCAAACTCCTCAAAATTCCTCGCAACTCATCTTCCATAG CAATTGGTTTGAAAGAAAGCTCAAAGCTGTTTTCTACCGGGGGATTCGGAGACACTGATGCAAATGAACGTGGGAAAGGTGGTTTGGAAATTGATGACGATGACTTTCTTGCGGATAAGCCAGATTTAAAACTCCAGACTGTAGATCCCAAAAAAGGATGGAATTTTCGTGGTGTCCATAAG GCCATTGTGTGTGGGAAAGTTGGGCAAGCCCCCGTCCAAAAAATTCTGAGAAATGGCCGAACTGTAACTGTTTTTACCGTTGGAACTGGCGGCATGTATGACCAAAGACAAGTTGGTGCTACTGACTTGCCAAAACCAGCTCAGTGGCATCGCATTGCAGTGCATAACCCTATGCTTGGGGCTTATGCAGTTCAACAACTTGTGAAAAA CTCTTCGGTTTATGTTGAGGGCGAACTTGAAACAAGAGTTTACAACGACAGCATTAATGGTGACATAAAAAGTATTCCAGAAATTGTCGTGCGTCGTGATG GGCGAGTTCGCTTAATAAAAGGAGGGCAAAGCGCGAGTAACATTTCTATTGATGACCTGC GGGAAGGGTTACTATGA
- the LOC140891596 gene encoding calmodulin-binding protein 60 B-like isoform X4 produces MNTKRLLEEGSKGVSEAGEDKRRRRFSSNFLREVTAGRLLQEHVPKLEPLVRKWVREAVENSFQKLSSSHDQIEPPFVSRTWQLQFQSNIPRIIFTGCKILSDDKSPVKVVLCDPTSQRIVTSGSISSSKVDLVVLDGEFNLDDHEDTMGQQFDRKTVQNRVGKRPLVTGDLIVQFHEGVGHIGDITFTDNSSWIRSGKFRLGVKLHAGSDRMRVRDGISNPFKVKDHRGESYQKLYPPSLDSEVWRLDKIAKDGPSHKKLMKCEIHTVQDFLRLHFRKPRYLRSLLHNISNKKWETIVGHALTCLVDNKLYTYSTAQGGLVFNSVHKVVGATFDGQNYHYLDKLDVCHAGVVEQLKQHAYDNLEGWVLVADPSVIGPVPMLLASAGETSFNNHTYMEGEHDYLGTQMNVNHPTISSSKPYEGKEPYSSSLEMCVASSSDQNHGTFDLALQNSFEVDNSADEFFMGNDHMWASEDNYVETQLLHQDVSVYGRPSAWKGNGVVLGSNNHEISTICSVSRIHCPMTRWFKVLAVIKWWILVRRSITARKLKSFYSLM; encoded by the exons ATGAACACTAAACGGCTTCTTGAGGAGGGGAGTAAGGGAGTTTCTGAAGCTGGCGAGGATAAACGTCGGCGGCGCTTTAGTTCCAA TTTTTTAAGGGAGGTGACTGCAGGACGGCTGCTGCAAGAACATGTACCCAAATTGGAACCTCTCGTCCGGAAATGG GTGCGTGAGGCGGTGGAGAATTCGTTTCAAAAACTGAG TTCCTCTCACGACCAAATCGAGCCACCCTTCGTATCTAGGACTTGGCAATTGCAATTTCAGAGTAACATCCCCAGAATCATTTTCACAGGGTGTAAAATTTTATCTGACGATAAAAGCCCTGTAAAAGTGGTCTTGTGTGATCCCACTTCCCAAAGAATAGTAACTTCTGGTTCCATTTCTTCAAGCAAAGTGGATCTTGTAGTCCTGGATGGTGAATTTAATCTTGATGATCACGAGGATACAATGGGACAACAGTTTGATCGCAAAACCGTGCAGAACAGAGTAGGGAAAAGGCCGTTGGTAACCGGAGATTTGATTGTCCAGTTTCACGAGGGTGTAGGACACATCGGTGACATTACCTTCACAGACAATTCAAGCTGGATAAGAAGTGGGAAATTTAGATTGGGTGTTAAACTTCATGCCGGGTCTGATCGAATGAGGGTTAGGGACGGAATTAGCAACCCCTTCAAAGTTAAAGACCATCGCGGCGAGT CATATCAGAAACTTTACCCGCCATCCTTGGATTCTGAAGTGTGGCGATTAGATAAGATTGCTAAAGATGGGCCATCACATAAAAAATTGATGAAGTGCGAGATACACACTGTCCAAGATTTCTTGAGGCTGCACTTCAGAAAACCGCGATACTTGCGTAGT CTGCTGCATAACATCTCAAATAAAAAGTGGGAAACAATCGTTGGACATGCGTTAACCTGTCTAGTCGATAACAAGTTGTACACGTACAGCACTGCACAAGGCGGTCTAGTGTTCAACTCTGTCCACAAGGTTGTAGGAGCAACTTTTGATGGACAGAATTACCATTATTTGGATAAGCTAGACGTATGTCACGCG GGGGTTGTGGAACAGCTAAAGCAACATGCATATGACAACTTGGAGGGCTGGGTTTTGGTAGCTGACCCATCGGTTATCGGCCCTGTCCCGATGCTATTGGCAAGTGCTGGAGAAACTTCATTTAACAATCACACTTACATGGAAGGTGAACATG aTTATCTGGGAACGCAGATGAATGTCAATCATCCAACTATTTCATCATCAAAACCTTACGAAGGCAAAGAACCATATAGTAGCTCCTTGGAAATGTGTGTGGCATCTAGTTCAGATCAAAACCATGGGACGTTTGATCTAGCATTGCAAAACAGTTTCGAGGTGGACAATTCCGCTGATGAATTCTTTATGGGAAATGATCATATGTGGGCTTCTGAAGATAACTATGTTGAGACACAATTGTTACATCAAGATGTATCGGTATATGGTAGACCGTCGGCATGGAAAGGGAATGGAGTGGTTCTTGGGAGCAACAATCATGAAATAAGCACAATATGTTCTGTTTCTAGGATACATTGCCCCATGACAAGGTGGTTCAAGGTTTTGGCAGTGATCAAGTGGTGGATACTGGTAAGGCGTAGCATAACTGCTAGAAAACTGAAAAGCTTCTACAGCTTAATGTGA
- the LOC140891596 gene encoding calmodulin-binding protein 60 B-like isoform X2 translates to MLFCWLDCFSYLFGSFMNTKRLLEEGSKGVSEAGEDKRRRRFSSNFLREVTAGRLLQEHVPKLEPLVRKWVREAVENSFQKLSSSHDQIEPPFVSRTWQLQFQSNIPRIIFTGCKILSDDKSPVKVVLCDPTSQRIVTSGSISSSKVDLVVLDGEFNLDDHEDTMGQQFDRKTVQNRVGKRPLVTGDLIVQFHEGVGHIGDITFTDNSSWIRSGKFRLGVKLHAGSDRMRVRDGISNPFKVKDHRGESYQKLYPPSLDSEVWRLDKIAKDGPSHKKLMKCEIHTVQDFLRLHFRKPRYLRSLLHNISNKKWETIVGHALTCLVDNKLYTYSTAQGGLVFNSVHKVVGATFDGQNYHYLDKLDVCHAGVVEQLKQHAYDNLEGWVLVADPSVIGPVPMLLASAGETSFNNHTYMEDYLGTQMNVNHPTISSSKPYEGKEPYSSSLEMCVASSSDQNHGTFDLALQNSFEVDNSADEFFMGNDHMWASEDNYVETQLLHQDVSVYGRPSAWKGNGVVLGSNNHEISTICSVSRIHCPMTRWFKVLAVIKWWILVRRSITARKLKSFYSLM, encoded by the exons ATGTTATTCTGTTGGTTGGATTGTTTTAG TTACCTCTTCGGCTCTTTCATGAACACTAAACGGCTTCTTGAGGAGGGGAGTAAGGGAGTTTCTGAAGCTGGCGAGGATAAACGTCGGCGGCGCTTTAGTTCCAA TTTTTTAAGGGAGGTGACTGCAGGACGGCTGCTGCAAGAACATGTACCCAAATTGGAACCTCTCGTCCGGAAATGG GTGCGTGAGGCGGTGGAGAATTCGTTTCAAAAACTGAG TTCCTCTCACGACCAAATCGAGCCACCCTTCGTATCTAGGACTTGGCAATTGCAATTTCAGAGTAACATCCCCAGAATCATTTTCACAGGGTGTAAAATTTTATCTGACGATAAAAGCCCTGTAAAAGTGGTCTTGTGTGATCCCACTTCCCAAAGAATAGTAACTTCTGGTTCCATTTCTTCAAGCAAAGTGGATCTTGTAGTCCTGGATGGTGAATTTAATCTTGATGATCACGAGGATACAATGGGACAACAGTTTGATCGCAAAACCGTGCAGAACAGAGTAGGGAAAAGGCCGTTGGTAACCGGAGATTTGATTGTCCAGTTTCACGAGGGTGTAGGACACATCGGTGACATTACCTTCACAGACAATTCAAGCTGGATAAGAAGTGGGAAATTTAGATTGGGTGTTAAACTTCATGCCGGGTCTGATCGAATGAGGGTTAGGGACGGAATTAGCAACCCCTTCAAAGTTAAAGACCATCGCGGCGAGT CATATCAGAAACTTTACCCGCCATCCTTGGATTCTGAAGTGTGGCGATTAGATAAGATTGCTAAAGATGGGCCATCACATAAAAAATTGATGAAGTGCGAGATACACACTGTCCAAGATTTCTTGAGGCTGCACTTCAGAAAACCGCGATACTTGCGTAGT CTGCTGCATAACATCTCAAATAAAAAGTGGGAAACAATCGTTGGACATGCGTTAACCTGTCTAGTCGATAACAAGTTGTACACGTACAGCACTGCACAAGGCGGTCTAGTGTTCAACTCTGTCCACAAGGTTGTAGGAGCAACTTTTGATGGACAGAATTACCATTATTTGGATAAGCTAGACGTATGTCACGCG GGGGTTGTGGAACAGCTAAAGCAACATGCATATGACAACTTGGAGGGCTGGGTTTTGGTAGCTGACCCATCGGTTATCGGCCCTGTCCCGATGCTATTGGCAAGTGCTGGAGAAACTTCATTTAACAATCACACTTACATGGAAG aTTATCTGGGAACGCAGATGAATGTCAATCATCCAACTATTTCATCATCAAAACCTTACGAAGGCAAAGAACCATATAGTAGCTCCTTGGAAATGTGTGTGGCATCTAGTTCAGATCAAAACCATGGGACGTTTGATCTAGCATTGCAAAACAGTTTCGAGGTGGACAATTCCGCTGATGAATTCTTTATGGGAAATGATCATATGTGGGCTTCTGAAGATAACTATGTTGAGACACAATTGTTACATCAAGATGTATCGGTATATGGTAGACCGTCGGCATGGAAAGGGAATGGAGTGGTTCTTGGGAGCAACAATCATGAAATAAGCACAATATGTTCTGTTTCTAGGATACATTGCCCCATGACAAGGTGGTTCAAGGTTTTGGCAGTGATCAAGTGGTGGATACTGGTAAGGCGTAGCATAACTGCTAGAAAACTGAAAAGCTTCTACAGCTTAATGTGA